TTGAGGACAACGGGCTTCGGCGCGGCCTCACGCACGGCACGAATCTCCTGCTCGGTGAAGTCACTGTCGCCCGCGATCGCACGGCCCACGTTGATCACCATGTCGACTTCTTCGGCACCCTTCTTGACCGAATCGGCGGCTTCAAAGGCCTTCACCTCGGGGGCGACTTGCCCAGAGGGGAAGCCACACACGGTCGCGACGTGGACACTCGTCTCGATCGGGAGCATCGAAGGTGATACACAGATGGAGTAGGTACCGAGCTTTTCGGCCTCGCGCGCGAGGGCGGCGGCGTCGGCGGGAGTCGATTCGGGCTTGAGGAGCGTGTGGTCGATCATGGCGGCCAGCTCGTCATAAGAAACAGGGGTCTTTTCACTGTGAGTTGTCATGCGTTCATTCTCCCACGCTCACACGTCATGTCTCTCAAAACCTCGAGGGCATAGGATGAGGTTCCGTGAGTGATCGCCCCAGCACCCCTTTTCCACGCATAGCAGCCGACCGCGACGGTACCCGGCCCCCGCGCCGCATCGTCCTCCTTTCGGGTCCCTCGGGAAGCGGGAAAGGGCGCCTCGCCGAGCACTCTGGTCTGCCCGTGCTCAATCTCGATGACTTTTACCGCGACCACGATGAAGAAGGTCTGCCTCGCGCGTTCGGGATCGTGGACTGGGACGATCCCGCCTCGTGGCGCGCCGACGACGCTCTCAGGGCCCTCGAAACCCTGTGCCATGAGGGAACCGTCGAGGTACCCACATATTCCATTTCACAGTCACGGCGCACCGGTACGCGCATCTTTAGCGCAGAAGAGTCTCCGCTCGTGATTGCCGAGGGGATTTTCGCTTCTGCACTCGTCGGGGCCCTCGCCGAACGAGGCCTTCTCGCCGATGCCATCGTTCTCGACCGGCCCGCAGCTCTCGTGTTTGGCCTGCGTTTCATCCGTGACGTGCGTCAGGCACGCAAGCCCATCCCGACCCTCGTACGACGTGGTCTCGCACTCGCCCGCTCCCAGGGCCGGGATGTCGATGAGTGGGCACGCGCCGGTATGCGCAGGCTCGCGCTTCGGCCCGCACTCGCCCGCGTAGGCGGGCTCGAGTGTTTATGGGCGGCCGACGCTCGCTCGGCAACCGTCGGGCGCGCACGCTCACACGAAGCCCCGCCAACGATCACGGTGTCGGCCGTATGCTTCTACGCCAAGACCGAAGGAGAATGGCGCGCTCTCGGCGTCCGCAAGCGCGGCACCGAGA
The window above is part of the Dermabacter vaginalis genome. Proteins encoded here:
- the deoC gene encoding deoxyribose-phosphate aldolase codes for the protein MTTHSEKTPVSYDELAAMIDHTLLKPESTPADAAALAREAEKLGTYSICVSPSMLPIETSVHVATVCGFPSGQVAPEVKAFEAADSVKKGAEEVDMVINVGRAIAGDSDFTEQEIRAVREAAPKPVVLKVIIESAALSDEQIVASCEAAKRAGADFVKTSTGFHPAGGASAHAVKLMRETVGEDFGVKASGGIRTLDAAEEMIAAGANRLGLSGSAAILAELEARA
- a CDS encoding NUDIX domain-containing protein, translated to MSDRPSTPFPRIAADRDGTRPPRRIVLLSGPSGSGKGRLAEHSGLPVLNLDDFYRDHDEEGLPRAFGIVDWDDPASWRADDALRALETLCHEGTVEVPTYSISQSRRTGTRIFSAEESPLVIAEGIFASALVGALAERGLLADAIVLDRPAALVFGLRFIRDVRQARKPIPTLVRRGLALARSQGRDVDEWARAGMRRLALRPALARVGGLECLWAADARSATVGRARSHEAPPTITVSAVCFYAKTEGEWRALGVRKRGTEKFMQPGGKPEAGETPLECATREIREELHLRLDPEKLEHLGHFRTAAANEAGTLLISDVFLAPEVANPEEFTPHAEIEEVRWFPLDTNQIVDAHVLAPLFRDEVLPLLRARLGTAD